One segment of Erigeron canadensis isolate Cc75 chromosome 2, C_canadensis_v1, whole genome shotgun sequence DNA contains the following:
- the LOC122588599 gene encoding uncharacterized protein LOC122588599, with protein MASSSYSKTTFTFVFLLIMFLPVVISLPKNESDFKPMQELKKLKRIQNHLKKINKPSIKSIKSPDGDLIDCVLSHLQPAFDHPKLKGQKPLEPPLERPKGHNSSDEETTLLETMQLWTQSNEFCPQGTVPIRRTTEHDVLRATSVKRFGRKIIRRVRRDTTSGGHEHAVAFVNGGQYYGAKASINVWTPAVTDPYEFSLSQLWVISGSFGNDLNTVEAGWQVSPELYGDGYPRFFTYWTTDAYQTTGCYNLLCSGFVQTNNRIAIGAAISPRSSYKNKQFDIGIMIWKDPKHGHWWLQFGSGLLIGYWPSFLFSHLQRHASMIQFGGEIVNSRSRGYHTSTQMGSGHFADEGFGKASYFRNLKVVDWDNSLLPLTNLHLLADHPNCYDIKAGKNNIWGNYIYYGGPGRNQRCQ; from the exons atggcttcttcttcttattcCAAAACCACATTCACATTTGTTTTCTTACTTATCATGTTTTTACCTGTTGTCATCTCATTACCGAAGAACGAATCCGATTTCAAACCAATGCAAGAGTTAAAGAAGCTAAAAAGAATCCAAAATCATCTCAAGAAAATCAACAAGCCTTCTATTAAATCCATCAAG AGTCCTGATGGAGACTTGATAGATTGTGTTTTATCTCATCTTCAACCAGCATTTGACCATCCTAAGCTCAAAGGCCAAAAACCGTTG GAACCACCATTGGAAAGGCCAAAGGGACACAACTCAAGTGATGAAGAGACCACCTTATTAGAAACTATGCAGTTATGGACACAATCAAATGAGTTCTGCCCACAAGGAACTGTTCCAATCAGAAGAACTACAGAACATGATGTTTTACGTGCGACTTCTGTAAAACGCTTTGGAAGAAAGATCATAAGACGCGTGAGGCGCGATACAACCAGCGGCGGTCATGAA CATGCAGTTGCATTTGTGAATGGAGGTCAATACTATGGAGCTAAGGCCAGTATAAATGTATGGACGCCGGCCGTTACAGATCCATATGAGTTTAGTCTTTCACAGCTATGGGTTATTTCTGGTTCATTTGGCAATGATCTGAATACAGTGGAAGCTGGTTGGCAG GTTAGCCCAGAGTTATATGGAGATGGTTACCCTAGATTTTTCACTTATTGGACG ACAGATGCATACCAAACCACTGGATGCTACAACTTGCTTTGCTCAGGATTTGTTCAAACCAACAATAGAATCGCAATAGGTGCAGCAATCTCTCCAAGGtcatcttacaaaaataaacaattcGATATTGGCATCATGATATGGAAG GACCCTAAACACGGACATTGGTGGCTCCAATTCGGGTCAGGACTACTCATAGGCTATTGGCCGTCGTTCTTGTTTAGTCATCTACAAAGACATGCAAGTATGATACAGTTTGGAGGGGAGATAGTGAACTCAAGATCAAGGGGATATCACACTTCAACACAAATGGGCAGTGGTCATTTCGCCGATGAAGGGTTTGGAAAAGCTTCTTATTTTAGAAATTTGAAAGTTGTTGATTGGGACAATAGCTTGCTTCCTCTAACAAATCTCCATCTTTTGGCTGATCATCCAAATTGTTATGATATAAAAGCAGGCAAAAACAATATATGGGGGAATTATATCTATTATGGAGGTCCTGGAAGGAACCAAAGGTGTCAATAA